The Oscillospiraceae bacterium nucleotide sequence CCCGTAATCCAAGGGAAAAACTTAAAATATTTTAATAGCCGACGCAGCGTATGACGGCGTTTTTTCTTTTCGTATTCGCTCATGCGGCCTTTTGGAAGATGCTCGTTTGCAACGGGTTTCATCGAATCTCACCCCCCTGCTCGCGGGATTTAATTAAATCGATTAAATCGTTATATGCGTCGTTTGTTTTTAAAAGCTGTTCGTGACTGCCGATGCCCGCAATGCTTCCGTCTTTATTGAGAAGCAAGATGTTATCGGCTGCCATTGCCGCGCTGATGCGGTGGGTGATGAACACGGTGATTCGTTCTGAGCGCGAGTCGGTCAAATTTTTTAATATCGCCTGCTCGGTGGCCGCATCAACCGCCGAGAGGCAGTCGTCGAGCAGCAATAATTTCGGATTGCGAACAAGCGCCCGCGCAATCGAGATACGCTGTTTTTGTCCGCCCGAGAGCGTCATGCCGCGCTCGCCGACGACGGTGTCATAACCGTCGGGCTGCGCCGTAATGTTGTCATCTACGCAGGCGAGTTTTGCCGTTTCGTGCACTTGTTCGTCAGTGACTTTTTCATCGAAGAAAGCGATATTTTCGGCGATGGTATCCGAAAATAAAAAGCTGTCCTGCGGCACAAACGCGGCATGCTTTCGCACGGTTAAAATCGGAATTTGATTCACGTCAACACCGTCGAGGAAAACCTTACCGTCGGGAAGCGGCCAAAGGCGTAAAATCAAATTTGCCAGTGTGGTTTTGCCGCTTCCGGTCACGCCCATTACCGCAAGAAGTTGGCCCTGCCTAACCCGGAAACTGATATTTTTTAAAACCGGCGCATCGGTATTTGGATAAGAAAACGTCAGATCTCGCACTTCGAGTTCTTTGGTGTCCAAATCAGTGATCGCGGGGTCTGCGGCAGAATCGTTGACACTGGGCTTTTCATCGAACAACTGGTCAAGCCGCCCCATCGAGACACGGCCGCGCTGCCAGATGGTCATGATCCGGCTGATCATGTTCATCGGCTCGACAACCAACGCAAGATAACCGTTAAACGCCACATACTGCCCCAATGTCATTACACCGTCGATGACCATCTTACCGCCGATCATCAAAAACACCGAGAATACGATACCGAATACCAATGTCGTCGAAGGACCGATCAACGCCGAGATGCGCACCATCGACATTTCGCTTGCCCATTTGCGTTTTGAAAGACGCGAAAAGGTCTCGGATTCGCTTTTTTCCTGGGCATAAGCCTTGACTACGCGGATGCCTGTGATGTTTTCTTGGGTTTTTGCATTCAAATCGGAGACCGCCTCCTGCGCACGCTTGAAGCGCTTGCGGATGGTAAAACGCAGTTTGGTCAACCCGAAGGCCAAAATCGGGAGCGGCGCGATTGCCGCAAGTGTCAGCTTCCAGTCCACCACATCGACCATGTATGTGATCGAAACGACCGTGGTGACTGCGGTGTTGATCACCCCGACAAGACCCATGCCGAACATCATGCGCACGGCGTTGATGTCCGAGATCGAACGGGTAATGATGTCGCCGGTGTTATATCTGACAAAAAAATCACCCGATTGGCTCTGGAGATGAGAAAACAGCCCCGTGCGCAAATCGAGTTCGATTTTTCGTGTGGTTCCGATGATCAGAAAACGCCAGATAAAACGCGCCGCAAAAGCACCTGATGCAGTTGCAATCATCAAAACTGCCGCTGTTTTTATCGCGTTAAAATCGTTTTTTCCGTCGGAGAGAGCATTGACGGCATCCCCTAAAAGACCGGGGATCTGCGCGCTCAGAAAAGAGGTTCCGCCCGCCAAGATGATGCCGAATAAATAGGACATCCAATTCTTTTGGAAAACGTTTTTGATGATTGATTTACTGTTCACTTACCAATTGTTCCTTGCAAATTCCGCGAACGAATAGAGTTCGTCGATTGCAAGTTTCCTCCCGCCGTTAAGCACTGCGCTTCCGGTAAATTTCCCGAACATCTGATGGCATTCATTATCGATCCAAAGCAGCTTTGTTTTAGTAGTGCGGTCATAGGAAGGCGTTATAGTCAGATCAACCCTGCCCTCCCGATCGCGCAGCCGCCAGGGCATCATATAGTTTTCTTGGCGTTCAAAAGTCACCGGGCCGATTTTATGTGCCTTGCCCTCATAAAACAGTATGTTTTCGGTCGCGGCGGAGGTGTTTCCGAAACCGCATCCGAGATTGAAACCGAAGATCTCCCCGTCGATGATACCGGTACCGTTGCTCCAATACCATTCGTTTGAAAAAGGCCATACGCCTCTGCCCCAATCGAGCAGTCCGAATGCGCGGTCCTTGAATTCATATTTTTTATCGCCATATGTAAAACCGCCCTCTGCGGTCATACAGTTAATCTTGTGATTATAATAAAACTCCGTCGGTTTTTCCGCAAAAGGAATGCTGATGACAAGTGAATTGGGATTTTTTCGTGTGAGTTTGATATCGGCGGTCACATCGTCCCAGACACAATGCAGTGTGCGCACCTCATTCTTCGTCTCGAAAGTCATGATCCGGCTGTCTTTCCCCCATGATAGAACACTGTTCTTCTCGGCGTCGGAAGGCATATTCAGAGAACCGAACGGCAGAGGAAGCAG carries:
- a CDS encoding DUF2804 domain-containing protein, which encodes MEKLLTEAGPVLDERGRPIPGYSTKSMLHYDRRAIKAPPWRIKEWDFYQITDDRICLQFTIGHASYAGQVLIMAFDFAKGEKLFERGMLLPLPFGSLNMPSDAEKNSVLSWGKDSRIMTFETKNEVRTLHCVWDDVTADIKLTRKNPNSLVISIPFAEKPTEFYYNHKINCMTAEGGFTYGDKKYEFKDRAFGLLDWGRGVWPFSNEWYWSNGTGIIDGEIFGFNLGCGFGNTSAATENILFYEGKAHKIGPVTFERQENYMMPWRLRDREGRVDLTITPSYDRTTKTKLLWIDNECHQMFGKFTGSAVLNGGRKLAIDELYSFAEFARNNW
- a CDS encoding ABC transporter ATP-binding protein, producing MNSKSIIKNVFQKNWMSYLFGIILAGGTSFLSAQIPGLLGDAVNALSDGKNDFNAIKTAAVLMIATASGAFAARFIWRFLIIGTTRKIELDLRTGLFSHLQSQSGDFFVRYNTGDIITRSISDINAVRMMFGMGLVGVINTAVTTVVSITYMVDVVDWKLTLAAIAPLPILAFGLTKLRFTIRKRFKRAQEAVSDLNAKTQENITGIRVVKAYAQEKSESETFSRLSKRKWASEMSMVRISALIGPSTTLVFGIVFSVFLMIGGKMVIDGVMTLGQYVAFNGYLALVVEPMNMISRIMTIWQRGRVSMGRLDQLFDEKPSVNDSAADPAITDLDTKELEVRDLTFSYPNTDAPVLKNISFRVRQGQLLAVMGVTGSGKTTLANLILRLWPLPDGKVFLDGVDVNQIPILTVRKHAAFVPQDSFLFSDTIAENIAFFDEKVTDEQVHETAKLACVDDNITAQPDGYDTVVGERGMTLSGGQKQRISIARALVRNPKLLLLDDCLSAVDAATEQAILKNLTDSRSERITVFITHRISAAMAADNILLLNKDGSIAGIGSHEQLLKTNDAYNDLIDLIKSREQGGEIR